In Bacillus sp. NP247, one DNA window encodes the following:
- a CDS encoding DUF3169 family protein: MEMGSKGNGKMTAILKLLVGAIFGGFIGYVVGDIATAGTSKISPVISVVMISVFGIAVMYYIWKRTRALAQTKDEEENVKGRRLGIAIIYFRVMEIIIPSWFVCSVIAFYRTYTSEGNLLFVSVSIVVSTVCFIAITWLGSVMRKRYNALYPEQSVTYSQSMEMWAKNADEGQKQIVHEAGYKAYQYTNMTLACAWLAAIAYAILDGKDFFMVIMISFVWVLHVGTYMYEMHKKMIY; the protein is encoded by the coding sequence ATGGAGATGGGGAGTAAGGGGAATGGGAAAATGACGGCTATATTGAAGTTGTTAGTAGGAGCAATTTTTGGTGGGTTTATAGGGTATGTAGTAGGGGATATTGCAACAGCGGGTACTAGCAAAATATCTCCTGTTATTAGCGTTGTTATGATAAGTGTATTTGGCATAGCGGTTATGTATTATATTTGGAAGCGTACAAGAGCGCTCGCACAAACGAAAGATGAAGAAGAAAATGTTAAGGGACGAAGATTAGGGATAGCGATTATTTATTTTCGAGTAATGGAAATTATTATTCCATCATGGTTTGTTTGCTCAGTTATCGCTTTTTATAGAACGTATACAAGTGAGGGGAACTTGCTCTTTGTTAGTGTAAGTATTGTGGTATCTACAGTGTGCTTTATTGCTATAACTTGGTTAGGATCTGTAATGAGGAAAAGGTATAACGCTCTATATCCAGAACAGAGTGTTACGTATTCTCAGTCAATGGAAATGTGGGCAAAGAATGCAGATGAAGGGCAAAAGCAAATTGTTCATGAAGCGGGATATAAGGCATATCAATATACAAATATGACACTTGCTTGTGCGTGGTTGGCGGCGATTGCATATGCAATTTTAGATGGAAAAGATTTCTTTATGGTCATTATGATTTCGTTCGTTTGGGTATTACATGTTGGAACATATATGTACGAAATGCATAAAAAAATGATTTATTAA
- the metG gene encoding methionine--tRNA ligase → MSIFIGGAWPYANGSLHLGHIASLLPGDILARYYRAKGENVLYVSGSDCNGTPIAIRAKQEGVTVKKIADQYHEEFERCFHNLGFTYDYYTRTDSEHHHETVQKVFLRLLEEGYIYKKVVEQAYCETCTQFLPDRYVEGICPHCHEAARGDQCDACSAILDPLDLLEKKCKLCGSTPSVQETEHFYFALHKFQQQIKAAVEIAKQKGAWRDNAIQLTERYLKEGLQDRAVSRDLPIGVPIPLEGYEDKKIYVWIEAVTGYYSASKHWAEEAEKADQEFWDRDAKTYYVHGKDNIPFHSIIWPAVLLGIGEEAIPRHIVSNEYLTVEKRKLSTSKNWAVWVPDILERYNPDSIRYFLTVNAPENRDTDFSWREFIYSHNSELLGAYGNFVNRTLKFIEKYYDGIVPKGTINVELKDKVEGLYINVGKSIEQTKFKVALETIFDAVRFANKYFDEKQPWKQREEDPVSCEETICNCVYLIANFANLLEPFLPFSSERVRNTLSIVKRNWEPQNTLPNRIDSVQPLFERIDIKQIEHEIEKLYGAVK, encoded by the coding sequence ATGAGTATTTTTATTGGAGGCGCTTGGCCGTATGCAAATGGTTCGTTACATCTTGGGCATATTGCTAGTTTGTTACCAGGAGATATTTTAGCACGTTATTACAGGGCAAAAGGTGAGAATGTGTTGTATGTTTCAGGAAGTGATTGTAATGGAACACCGATTGCAATTAGAGCAAAACAAGAAGGGGTTACAGTAAAGAAAATAGCTGATCAATATCATGAAGAATTCGAGCGATGTTTTCATAATCTCGGTTTTACGTATGATTACTATACACGTACAGATAGTGAGCATCATCATGAAACTGTGCAAAAAGTCTTTTTACGTCTATTAGAAGAAGGTTATATTTATAAAAAAGTCGTTGAACAGGCTTATTGCGAAACGTGTACGCAATTTTTACCGGATCGATATGTAGAAGGTATATGTCCGCATTGCCATGAAGCAGCGAGGGGCGATCAATGTGATGCTTGTTCCGCTATTTTAGATCCACTCGATTTGTTAGAAAAGAAATGCAAGTTATGCGGTAGTACGCCATCAGTACAGGAAACAGAGCATTTCTATTTTGCATTGCATAAATTTCAACAACAAATTAAAGCGGCTGTAGAAATTGCAAAGCAGAAAGGGGCATGGCGCGACAATGCAATTCAATTAACAGAGAGATATTTAAAGGAAGGATTACAAGATAGGGCAGTATCACGTGATTTACCAATTGGGGTACCAATTCCTTTGGAAGGATATGAAGATAAGAAAATTTACGTATGGATTGAAGCGGTGACAGGGTATTATTCAGCGAGTAAACACTGGGCTGAAGAAGCAGAGAAAGCGGATCAAGAGTTTTGGGATAGAGATGCGAAAACGTATTATGTACATGGTAAGGATAATATTCCGTTTCATTCAATTATTTGGCCAGCGGTATTACTTGGAATAGGAGAAGAAGCGATCCCGCGTCATATCGTTTCGAATGAGTATTTAACAGTAGAAAAAAGAAAGTTATCGACAAGTAAAAACTGGGCAGTATGGGTACCTGATATATTGGAACGCTATAATCCAGATTCTATTCGTTACTTTTTAACAGTAAATGCACCAGAAAATCGTGATACTGATTTTTCATGGCGTGAATTCATTTACAGTCATAATAGTGAACTATTAGGCGCATACGGGAATTTTGTGAATCGGACATTAAAGTTTATTGAAAAATATTATGATGGCATTGTACCGAAAGGCACTATTAATGTAGAGCTGAAAGATAAAGTAGAAGGATTATATATAAATGTAGGGAAATCGATTGAGCAAACTAAATTTAAAGTGGCGTTAGAGACAATATTTGATGCAGTACGTTTTGCAAATAAATATTTTGATGAAAAGCAACCTTGGAAACAAAGAGAAGAGGACCCAGTTTCATGTGAGGAAACAATTTGTAATTGTGTTTATCTTATCGCTAATTTTGCAAATCTCCTTGAACCGTTTCTACCATTTTCAAGTGAAAGAGTTCGGAACACATTGTCGATTGTTAAACGAAATTGGGAACCTCAAAATACGTTGCCGAATAGAATTGATAGCGTGCAGCCATTATTTGAACGAATCGATATAAAACAAATTGAGCATGAGATAGAGAAGCTATATGGAGCGGTAAAGTGA
- a CDS encoding cell wall metabolism sensor histidine kinase WalK yields the protein MATKSNRSTDNITKNIFIKTLLFCILLSLCLYQIIYFLASNYDKERFAKENGALSTEQADSDKQNDQSKTNQSKAVSESMISNFQPSIIDYKALSTAINHLLQPSQTAKAKEHTQNIAGKNSTSAPLTETEKQVATNDALHKQNAENNTNDTQDYPKLADALQQLAPHIGATMLALSLLGSLIYTKLIAKPFQFMSDALKDIMNLDFSDKKALNKNTDQTDFNLQVAASQVPNIVKNLHESNQDLRNELKKEQQLEQSRKEFMSMVSHELKTPIAAVMGQLDGMIHGIGAYKDRDKYLKRSYEMMQDINILTEKMSELSKIQNPQFKPNLEVISLTTIIEDVMKKVDYFVSVKQLNVQSNIKQDVQILADPTFIQTAIFNIISNAIHYTIDHQHVYIKLYEKPNGYALEVLNTGSQIDEDKLAHLFEPFYRANPGKHGLVQGSGLGLYIVKQILDKHQFPYGIQNTPQGVKCSIVFPKAM from the coding sequence TTGGCTACAAAATCGAATCGTAGCACAGACAACATCACCAAAAATATTTTCATCAAAACCTTATTATTTTGTATTCTTTTATCACTTTGTCTTTATCAAATTATTTATTTTCTAGCTTCAAACTACGATAAAGAACGTTTTGCAAAAGAAAATGGAGCGCTGTCTACAGAACAAGCGGATTCAGACAAACAAAACGACCAAAGTAAAACGAATCAAAGTAAGGCTGTTTCAGAGAGTATGATTTCCAATTTCCAACCTTCTATTATAGATTATAAAGCACTCTCTACAGCCATAAATCACCTTTTGCAGCCTAGCCAAACTGCAAAAGCAAAAGAACATACCCAAAATATTGCGGGGAAAAACAGCACTTCTGCTCCACTTACAGAAACGGAAAAGCAAGTCGCTACTAATGATGCCTTGCATAAACAAAATGCAGAAAATAACACAAATGATACACAAGATTATCCAAAATTAGCAGATGCACTGCAGCAATTAGCTCCACATATTGGTGCAACAATGCTTGCATTATCGTTACTCGGATCTTTAATTTATACAAAACTAATTGCCAAACCTTTTCAATTTATGAGCGATGCTTTAAAAGATATTATGAATCTTGATTTCTCAGATAAAAAGGCGCTGAACAAAAATACAGATCAAACAGATTTTAATTTGCAAGTAGCTGCTTCACAAGTACCAAATATTGTGAAGAATTTACATGAAAGCAATCAAGATTTAAGAAATGAGCTCAAGAAGGAACAACAGTTAGAACAATCTCGTAAAGAATTTATGTCTATGGTATCCCATGAATTAAAAACACCAATCGCGGCAGTTATGGGACAACTCGATGGCATGATTCACGGAATTGGTGCTTATAAAGATAGAGATAAATATTTAAAGCGCTCCTATGAGATGATGCAAGATATTAACATATTAACGGAAAAGATGTCAGAATTATCCAAAATACAAAACCCTCAATTTAAACCGAATTTAGAAGTTATTTCATTAACTACTATTATTGAGGATGTTATGAAAAAAGTAGATTACTTTGTATCTGTAAAGCAATTAAATGTTCAATCTAACATTAAGCAAGATGTACAAATCTTAGCTGATCCTACATTTATTCAAACTGCTATTTTTAACATTATTTCAAATGCAATTCATTATACAATTGACCATCAGCATGTCTATATAAAGCTTTATGAAAAGCCAAACGGTTATGCATTAGAAGTATTAAATACAGGTTCACAAATTGATGAGGATAAACTTGCCCATTTATTTGAGCCATTCTATCGTGCAAACCCTGGCAAACACGGATTAGTACAAGGTAGTGGCCTTGGGCTATATATTGTAAAACAAATATTAGATAAACATCAGTTTCCTTATGGGATACAAAACACACCTCAAGGTGTAAAATGTTCTATTGTATTCCCAAAAGCAATGTAA
- a CDS encoding DUF3985 family protein: MEILTIILIVLLIYAVFKVAYVALKILAILLVIFLIVEFGSKLLGG, translated from the coding sequence ATGGAAATTTTAACGATTATTTTGATAGTCTTGCTTATTTATGCTGTTTTTAAAGTCGCATACGTAGCATTAAAAATACTCGCGATCCTATTAGTTATCTTTTTAATCGTAGAGTTCGGCAGTAAGTTGCTTGGGGGATAG
- a CDS encoding ABC transporter ATP-binding protein — translation MKKEVLEVRDVTKRVKGRTLLSHMSFSVYKNEICGFVGPNGSGKTTLIRTIMGLIRPNEGEILINGISVQKNRKEALQHVGAIVEAPIFFPYMSGRKNLRNLGRITLRTGGEVLEKKVQQVLEIVGLENRADDKVGTYSLGMKQRLGIAQALLGDPDFIILDEPSNGLDPVGIKQLRKIVLDLQREKGITFFISSHLIRELELMCDSWVMIREGSLIWRGTTEELQGSDKELEDIFVEMMSS, via the coding sequence ATGAAAAAAGAGGTTTTAGAAGTAAGAGATGTGACGAAAAGAGTGAAGGGAAGAACGTTGTTAAGTCACATGTCTTTTTCTGTTTATAAAAATGAAATTTGTGGTTTTGTTGGGCCAAATGGTTCAGGGAAGACAACTCTTATTCGAACAATTATGGGGTTAATTCGACCAAATGAAGGGGAAATCCTAATTAATGGAATTAGCGTACAAAAAAATCGAAAAGAGGCTCTTCAGCATGTAGGTGCAATTGTAGAAGCTCCGATTTTCTTTCCTTATATGTCAGGACGAAAAAACTTACGGAATTTAGGTAGGATTACGTTACGTACTGGTGGAGAAGTTCTTGAAAAAAAAGTTCAGCAAGTATTAGAAATCGTCGGTTTAGAAAACCGTGCGGACGATAAAGTTGGTACGTATTCATTAGGGATGAAGCAGCGTTTAGGGATTGCACAGGCCCTTCTTGGCGATCCAGATTTTATTATTTTGGATGAGCCGTCTAATGGATTAGATCCAGTTGGAATTAAGCAACTTCGTAAAATTGTACTCGACTTACAGCGTGAGAAGGGAATAACTTTTTTCATTTCTAGTCATTTAATTCGTGAATTGGAGCTTATGTGTGATTCATGGGTCATGATTCGTGAAGGATCACTAATATGGCGGGGAACGACGGAAGAGTTACAAGGAAGTGATAAAGAATTAGAAGATATTTTCGTGGAGATGATGAGCTCATGA
- a CDS encoding DMT family transporter, with translation MEKFKYSLLVLLGACSYGVLSTIFKLGFIDGFSAHQLLGGQYVFGWIGLLLLVLFFSRHKVTKKQFLSLLTVGTTMSMTGIFYAISVEELPASIAVVLLFQFTWIGVVIEAIANRTFPSREKVISIIILFTGTLFAGGVFDGLGQSFSTKGIIFGLLAAVSFSFYVFASGRVATDVPPYTKSFLMTTSATLIVCLFFPPTFLTDGALHAGLWKYAFFLGLFGVVVPVICFSIGVPKVGIGLGTILGAAELPTAIIASITLVHEVVSLMQWIGIVVILLGIFTPQLLTARKEKKHNRVHSA, from the coding sequence ATGGAGAAATTTAAGTATTCATTACTCGTTTTACTCGGAGCTTGTAGCTACGGCGTACTTTCAACTATTTTCAAACTCGGATTCATTGACGGATTTTCAGCACATCAACTATTAGGAGGGCAATATGTCTTCGGATGGATTGGACTACTTCTACTCGTTCTTTTCTTTTCACGCCATAAAGTAACAAAAAAGCAATTCCTTTCATTACTAACAGTCGGAACAACGATGAGTATGACTGGGATTTTCTACGCTATTTCTGTAGAAGAACTACCGGCATCTATCGCTGTCGTCTTACTATTCCAGTTCACGTGGATTGGTGTCGTTATCGAAGCAATTGCAAATCGAACATTTCCAAGCCGTGAGAAAGTTATATCTATTATTATTTTATTTACTGGTACATTGTTTGCTGGTGGTGTCTTTGACGGACTCGGACAAAGTTTTTCCACGAAAGGTATTATCTTTGGACTATTAGCTGCTGTCTCTTTTTCATTCTATGTTTTTGCAAGTGGGCGCGTTGCTACAGATGTTCCGCCTTATACAAAAAGCTTTCTCATGACAACAAGCGCTACTCTTATCGTATGCCTATTCTTCCCGCCAACTTTTTTAACAGACGGTGCCCTGCATGCCGGTCTATGGAAATATGCTTTCTTCCTCGGATTATTCGGCGTTGTTGTACCTGTCATTTGTTTTTCAATCGGTGTTCCGAAAGTTGGAATAGGACTTGGCACTATTTTAGGTGCAGCTGAATTACCAACGGCTATTATCGCTTCTATTACACTTGTTCATGAAGTTGTATCGCTAATGCAGTGGATTGGGATTGTAGTTATATTACTTGGTATTTTCACACCACAACTACTTACTGCTAGGAAAGAAAAAAAACATAATCGTGTGCATAGTGCGTGA
- a CDS encoding response regulator transcription factor, translating to MTHILVIEDNPDIQELIREFLMAQSFTVDVVGAGTEGILLFQKNSYDLVLLDVMLPDIDGYSICKIMRGQSDVPIIMLTGLHNEESEIKGFELGIDDYITKPFHYTVFIKRVEAVLRRAATKEAETATILQFRELILNSTAYAAYVHGNQIELTTKEFEIIYTLLQNRGKVLSRSDLLNKVWGYEHYGDVRVIDTHIKNLRKKLGIPYIKTVKGIGYKIES from the coding sequence ATGACGCATATACTGGTGATTGAAGACAACCCAGATATACAAGAACTGATTCGTGAATTTCTAATGGCACAAAGCTTTACCGTTGATGTCGTTGGCGCTGGAACAGAAGGTATACTGCTTTTCCAAAAAAATTCATACGATCTTGTCCTCCTTGATGTGATGTTACCAGATATAGATGGCTATAGTATTTGTAAAATTATGCGAGGACAGTCTGATGTACCGATCATTATGTTAACAGGCTTACATAATGAAGAAAGTGAAATTAAAGGATTTGAATTAGGTATTGATGACTATATTACGAAACCGTTCCATTACACCGTATTTATTAAACGTGTAGAAGCTGTATTAAGAAGGGCAGCAACGAAGGAAGCAGAAACTGCAACTATACTACAATTCCGTGAATTGATTTTAAATTCTACAGCATATGCCGCTTATGTTCATGGTAATCAAATTGAATTAACAACAAAGGAATTTGAAATTATTTATACTTTACTGCAAAATCGGGGAAAAGTATTATCAAGAAGTGATTTGCTGAATAAGGTATGGGGCTATGAACATTATGGTGATGTAAGAGTTATAGATACACATATTAAAAACTTAAGAAAAAAACTAGGGATTCCTTATATTAAAACGGTGAAAGGCATTGGCTACAAAATCGAATCGTAG
- a CDS encoding L,D-transpeptidase: protein MKKLLLSALLSLGFLTLPFTTAEAATTKDQLIVNTQINKMDYYQDGKFIKSFTVATGKVATPTPKGTFQIVNKIKDRPYYTGKIKGGDPRNPLGDRWLGLNMAGTYGTTYAIHGTNNNQAIGKATTLGCIRMYNNDIHWLFERIQQQATVTVK, encoded by the coding sequence ATGAAAAAACTATTATTAAGTGCGCTATTATCATTAGGATTTTTAACTCTTCCATTCACTACTGCAGAAGCAGCTACAACGAAAGATCAGCTTATCGTAAACACACAAATAAATAAAATGGATTATTATCAAGATGGAAAATTCATAAAAAGTTTCACTGTCGCTACTGGAAAAGTAGCAACACCTACACCTAAAGGCACTTTTCAAATCGTAAATAAAATTAAAGACCGTCCTTACTATACAGGAAAAATTAAAGGCGGCGATCCACGTAATCCACTTGGAGACCGCTGGCTCGGATTAAATATGGCAGGAACTTACGGAACAACGTATGCGATTCATGGAACTAACAATAATCAAGCAATCGGAAAAGCGACAACACTTGGTTGTATTCGTATGTATAACAATGATATACACTGGTTATTTGAGCGTATTCAGCAGCAAGCTACTGTCACTGTAAAATAA
- a CDS encoding helix-turn-helix transcriptional regulator: MKLQNRVREFRAKHRLSQGDLGKAIGSSRQTISLIERGDYAPSIVLSLKIAHIFNVPVEEIFTLVEGEDGDGDGE, translated from the coding sequence ATGAAGCTTCAAAATCGAGTGAGGGAATTTCGAGCAAAGCATCGTTTATCACAAGGGGATTTAGGGAAAGCGATTGGCTCATCACGGCAAACCATTAGTTTAATTGAACGCGGGGATTATGCACCATCTATTGTATTGTCGTTAAAAATCGCACACATTTTCAATGTACCGGTGGAGGAAATATTTACGTTAGTGGAGGGGGAAGATGGAGATGGAGATGGGGAGTAA
- a CDS encoding site-2 protease family protein codes for MDVLRRPAFSMFVAFVCSALYGFIRIEKVQQIIEIWAFFGIALLVLIIHELGHVIFGLMGGLNFKFMTVGPITIQKEKGKVRIRENKLWAYFGGVAMLVPSSIETPNLSKKWAWLTLGGPITSLLFGITFGYIYMVSYYQYLLYFSVLHFVIFAATIVPIKGTFLSDGMQFLILIKDDEKAKQHLYTIQVSSELFSYKRPKDWDERLIELSEEKLKENKGIRESLSGLMLVFLARSDQKGMARAIPYIEQIVQLPVTKENKFFVSSFHSWYLLYKVLYQKESLSLQEAKAHVKAITKVDLHGYYRTHGIVKYLEGDLEDARTYMKKADKELKSAEKSEIGYLQLEREWFERLQERVSYDG; via the coding sequence GTGGACGTTTTAAGAAGACCTGCTTTTTCAATGTTCGTTGCTTTCGTTTGCTCCGCTTTATACGGATTTATTCGAATAGAAAAGGTCCAGCAAATTATAGAAATATGGGCCTTTTTCGGGATTGCATTGCTAGTGTTAATTATTCATGAATTAGGGCATGTAATATTCGGTTTGATGGGTGGTTTGAATTTTAAATTTATGACAGTAGGCCCCATTACTATTCAAAAAGAGAAGGGGAAAGTACGCATTCGAGAAAATAAATTATGGGCGTACTTCGGAGGCGTGGCGATGTTAGTGCCTTCTTCTATAGAGACACCGAATCTTTCGAAAAAATGGGCGTGGCTCACTTTAGGTGGACCGATTACGAGTTTATTATTTGGTATTACTTTCGGTTACATATATATGGTGAGTTATTATCAATATCTTTTATATTTTTCTGTTTTACACTTTGTGATTTTTGCAGCTACAATCGTACCGATAAAAGGAACGTTTTTGAGTGATGGTATGCAATTTCTCATTTTAATTAAAGATGATGAAAAAGCTAAGCAGCATTTATATACGATTCAAGTATCAAGTGAGTTATTTAGTTATAAAAGACCGAAAGATTGGGATGAGAGGTTAATAGAACTTAGTGAGGAAAAATTAAAAGAGAATAAAGGAATAAGAGAGAGCCTGAGCGGACTGATGCTCGTCTTCCTTGCTAGATCGGATCAAAAGGGAATGGCAAGAGCAATACCATATATAGAACAAATTGTTCAACTACCGGTAACGAAGGAAAATAAATTCTTCGTTAGTAGTTTTCATAGTTGGTATCTCTTATATAAAGTTCTTTATCAGAAGGAAAGTCTTTCCTTGCAAGAAGCAAAGGCACATGTAAAGGCAATTACAAAAGTGGATTTACATGGGTATTACCGTACACATGGAATTGTTAAATATTTAGAGGGAGATCTAGAAGATGCCCGCACTTATATGAAGAAAGCTGATAAAGAATTGAAGAGTGCAGAGAAGAGTGAAATCGGATATTTACAATTAGAGAGAGAATGGTTTGAGCGGCTACAGGAGAGGGTATCTTACGACGGGTGA
- a CDS encoding DUF3978 family protein, with protein sequence MEAYKMHDFINTNVESHQNENVFNLHICETNEFDVSLTKSTTLSFIVSKKNIKIVTRKWINSNQESMIGKSYIIPTKAFHYFLPIISETEDELKIQVQSFGLHGELLLNERLLIDKNNKHNTKITTFFETLDENINQALRGLQIHCM encoded by the coding sequence ATGGAAGCTTATAAAATGCACGATTTTATTAATACAAATGTTGAATCTCATCAAAATGAAAACGTTTTTAATTTACACATATGTGAAACAAATGAATTTGACGTAAGTTTAACAAAATCTACAACACTATCTTTTATCGTTTCAAAAAAGAACATTAAGATCGTCACGAGAAAATGGATCAATTCAAATCAAGAAAGCATGATTGGCAAAAGCTACATCATTCCAACGAAAGCTTTTCACTATTTCTTACCTATTATTTCTGAAACTGAAGATGAACTAAAGATTCAAGTTCAAAGTTTTGGACTACATGGTGAGCTTTTATTAAATGAAAGATTACTTATTGATAAAAACAACAAACACAATACAAAAATTACTACCTTCTTTGAAACATTAGATGAAAATATAAATCAAGCATTACGAGGATTACAAATTCATTGTATGTAA
- a CDS encoding DedA family protein: MEWVHELFQQYGYYVVLVGLLLEYIALPFPGEPTLAYAGFLAQKGDLSLPILIILSFIGTSVGMTIQYFLGNKLGMPFIQKYGKYVFLTQRKIDLTRMWFDKYGYFLIFIGFFIPGVRHFTGYFAGIINLPFRRFAITIYSGALFWVSFFLIGGYWLGGNLHDIFGVLEDNIGKIIFGVVVIVVITLSIRFRKQLKRVLLQNAS; the protein is encoded by the coding sequence ATGGAATGGGTTCATGAATTATTTCAGCAATACGGGTATTATGTAGTACTTGTAGGTTTGCTGTTAGAATATATTGCACTTCCGTTTCCGGGAGAGCCAACATTAGCATATGCGGGGTTTTTAGCACAGAAGGGTGATTTAAGTTTACCGATTTTAATTATTCTATCCTTTATTGGGACGAGTGTAGGAATGACGATTCAATACTTTTTAGGAAATAAATTAGGTATGCCTTTCATTCAAAAATATGGGAAATACGTATTTTTAACACAAAGAAAAATCGACTTAACAAGAATGTGGTTTGATAAGTATGGGTACTTCCTGATCTTTATCGGTTTCTTTATTCCTGGTGTACGCCATTTTACAGGATACTTTGCAGGAATCATCAATTTACCATTCCGTCGCTTTGCGATTACAATTTATTCAGGGGCTTTATTCTGGGTATCATTCTTCTTAATTGGTGGCTACTGGCTAGGTGGTAACTTACATGATATTTTTGGAGTACTGGAAGATAATATCGGTAAAATTATCTTTGGAGTAGTTGTAATTGTAGTAATCACGCTGAGCATTCGTTTCCGCAAACAGTTAAAACGAGTACTGTTACAAAACGCAAGTTAA
- a CDS encoding ABC transporter permease subunit: MMMLVRSEWGRLWAKKVTWLCFLMIPVMLLGAAKYYLKHNQEVERTAVDYTYANSFPVLALSEMLMSICNLVLLVLIVLVFAQEYHSGQIRMVIQRSYTYSEVLIAKIITILAVSLLFIGVYFICSYCIGYIFFEHEPSILLFYFTEKMNALGVFLYCISYYGIAYLTLIAMASILIMLSVISKSTTSATLLGMGFIIFSFGYPAMALVIGKSPAFLYINYSSLIKLQHEGIVISLSGSSRMILFGSIILLIYIVICNAVTVYWIGKKDNFV; this comes from the coding sequence ATGATGATGTTAGTACGTTCTGAATGGGGGCGGCTTTGGGCAAAGAAAGTAACATGGCTTTGTTTTTTGATGATACCGGTGATGTTACTTGGGGCTGCGAAGTACTATTTGAAACATAATCAAGAGGTAGAAAGGACAGCAGTTGATTATACATATGCGAATTCATTCCCCGTACTTGCATTATCTGAAATGCTTATGAGTATATGTAATCTTGTTTTACTCGTTTTGATTGTCCTTGTGTTTGCTCAAGAGTATCATAGCGGTCAAATTCGGATGGTAATACAAAGGTCATACACGTATTCTGAGGTTCTTATTGCGAAAATAATTACGATATTAGCAGTAAGTTTGCTATTTATAGGTGTCTATTTTATTTGTAGTTATTGTATTGGCTATATTTTCTTTGAGCATGAACCAAGTATTCTTTTGTTTTATTTCACAGAAAAAATGAATGCACTTGGCGTTTTCTTATACTGTATTTCTTATTATGGAATTGCTTATCTTACTTTAATAGCGATGGCTAGTATATTAATTATGCTTTCGGTTATAAGTAAATCCACAACAAGTGCAACACTACTTGGTATGGGATTTATTATATTTTCTTTTGGATACCCAGCCATGGCGTTAGTGATAGGGAAATCACCGGCTTTTCTTTATATTAATTATTCTTCTTTAATTAAATTACAACATGAAGGAATTGTTATATCTTTATCTGGTAGTTCAAGAATGATTCTTTTTGGATCTATAATTTTACTTATATACATTGTTATTTGTAATGCTGTAACAGTTTATTGGATAGGAAAAAAAGATAATTTTGTGTGA